TGCTACCGGGAAACTGCAACGGTTGGCGATGGCGAAATTGCTGAATATAGAGGAGTAGGGAGTAAAGGAGCAGGGGAGCAGAGGAAGTGATTTGTATCAGTAATTGGGAGATGGCGATCGCTAAGCTTAAACATTTTCCATTTTGAGCCACGATCGCGGCGGCGGGACAAGTACCTTCTACAAAAATAAAGATTTAACAGTCAGATCCTTCTGGGTGATACTGAAGTTACGCTGTTCTGCTGTGGCAATGAATGAAACGATCGCTTCACACGCCACAGCAACGGTTAATATCACCAGGTTTCGCGCAAGCGGATAATCACAGACATCATCATTAACCTCGGAAGGAACGCGATAAACGTCATTCCAAATCACTTCTGCATAATCAGCCGATAGTCCAGCATGAAGGCAAGGTACGCTTAATTTTTCAGCATAATTTTTCACTGCTTGACGTGCCACGCTATTGTCAAAGACATCAACAATTAGCTGACTGTCTTGAAGTAATTGATTTGTATTTGCTGGTGTCAACTCCTTTGTTTTGGCATCAACTTTAGTCCCAATTGCTCTATATAAATTGTTCGCCAAAATCTTCGCCTTAAACGCTCCCACATCGGAACGGTAGTAAGGCTGAGTTGAAAGGTTACGCTCCTCAATGCGATCGCGATCTATCACTGTAAGTTTATCAAAACCAGACCGAGCTAAGTTTTCAGCTATGTTAGCTCCTAATGCTCCAGCTCCACAAATGGTTACAGGATAGTTTTTCAGCTTTGCCATCACAGCATTAGTGCGGTAAAGCTGTTCGTGAAAAAAGATACTCATAATAATTCGTAATTCGTAATTAATACTCTTGGTGTTCCATTACACCTACTAAGGATTGCAAATCAAAATCGCGATCGCGTCCACTCAGACAAATACCAGAACTGACAACAGTCAAGTCATTTTTAGCGATCGCACTACTATGGCGAACACCATCAGCAGTTGTCCAATCGACTGTCCAGTAATCGTTGCGATCATGGAATTGAGTTAAAGTACCACCACCCATTTGCAATGCCTTTCTCAATCGCTTTTCATCCTGTTGGGGTTGAGTAAATCCCTCAATGCGCCGAGTTGCTAATTCATACACTGTGCGGATTTCTGGAGTAATGCCTTTAAACTGTAATTCTTCCGCAGGAATGAGTTGCTTGACGGCAGATTGCAGAGTTTCAACAATTACCGGATCGGTTCGGCGATCTATTTCCTCGAACCAGCAAGACTGTCCATTCCATCGGGCAATGATTTGCTCAAAAGCGATACCCTCAGTAACTAAGTGGACTGCGATCGGCTTAACCACCTTCAACCGTTGACGCACATCTGCTTCATTCACTGGGTATGCTAACCAAGTTTGTTTTTGCAGTTGGTGTGCTAACCGCAGCCGTATTTGGGGAAAGTGTTGCAGGTATTCTGCAATTTGGGGTAAGTCTGCTTCTTCTACAACCTTTGCTGTTTTTTCATCTACAGCCTGAAAGATGCCCCAACCTTCAAATTTACTAGGCTTTGGCGTGAAGGTGTAAACCATCCCGGCTACCCTTGTGCGAACTCGTCCACCTTTGACACAGGGTGCAAGGAATTGGGTGGTATATAACTGTGCTTCTGCGATCGCAATTTGGTTGATTAGGTTAAATATGTTAGCCATAACTAATACCAATTTTCAAAAATAAGGCTACCAATGCAACCCTAGAAACCGTGATGAAATATCACTTTTTTAATTACGAATTAATATAATTCTGCGTGCAAGTTGCTGGAGCATTGCGTGTTCTCAGTTACTAGAGGGACTCCGCTGGTGAGTTGTTACACACTCTTTCAAGGATGGCTACTTTTAAGCCAACCTCCCAGGTTCTTCGCACTCCCCGTTCACACACGCCCACTGCATTTGGCAGTGTACCGTTCCTCTCGTACTAGTATGTAGGCTCCAAAAGTTGGGGCACGCAGGATATTAATATAATACAATATACTACATAAAATTAGAAGAGATGAAAAGAGAGATTTTGCTGTAGAGCGATTTGATGGAGCAGAGGAGAAGTAATGAGTAATGAGTAATGAGTAATGAGTAATGAGTAATGAGTAATGAGTAATGAGTAATGAGTAATGAGTAATGAGTCATGAGTCATGACTCATGAGTAATGAGTAATAAGTAAAAACTTCTTACTTCTTACTTCTTACTCATTACTTCTCCCCTGCACAAGCGAAGGCTTTAAGAGGTGTGGTGAGAAATCCGGGAAAATACTGCTGCTTACACCGAGATTTTAGCCGGGTTAAAGTTTGAAAAAGATTTTATTCGTCAATTATTGCAGGAGGATCTTATGCAAGAGTCAGTAATTTATCAAGATATTTTGCAGAAGGGAGAACAAAGGGGAGAGCAGAAGGAAGCATTGAAATATACTTTACGCCTTTTAAATAGACGCTTTGGTAAGATAGATTCATTAATAATTGAACGTCTCCAGGTATTAACTACTGAGCAATTAGAAGGTTTAGGAGAAGAGTTTTTGGATTTTTAAAATATATCTGATTTAGTTGCTTGGCTTGAGGAAAATACAAGCGGTTAAAGTTTACAAAAAATCAATGCTTACTATTTATAATAATAAGCATTGTTATAATTTTAGAACTTATTTATCATCTCGCACAGGCAACGGCATATCCAAAATCTCCATCAGCAAATCCAGGCGAGAGGGGCGCGTTAGCAGTGGGACGATGTTCGGCAAACTGTAGTAGTCACCCGCAAAAGTAAACGTATCTACAGGTGCTTGCTGCTGCTTCAATTGACTCTCCACCCAGTCGTAATGACCACCCACACGGACAATCACCACGTTGGGCATTATCGCCAACTCCCGGCAGTAATTCTTGTAGACTTCACCGAAGTAAGGAGCCGCATTTTCGCCCTCATCCGTCACTATGATAATCTGGTCAACTACCTGCTTCTTCTTCCGCATTGTTTCCAATGCACAGCCGATGCTAGTACCACCACCAGCATTGATGTGTTGGAAGCCCCGCTCCCAATCGGTCAACTCCTTGCCCTTTGCTGTAATAGCGTAAGGAATGGTGTCAAAGGCGTAGACAAACAATTCTGCCTTAGTGATACCAGAAATTAGGGCAGCGAGTTGTTTACCGATCGCGATCGCATTTTCCATTGAACCAGACTTGTCCACTAGTAAAGCAGTTGGACGAGCGATCGCACCACGCCGCTTTACCTGTTCGTTTGTCACCTTTTCCAGTTGGGCAACGGTGTCTGCGTCAAAATCTCCTGCGTCTGTGGCAATCTGTGCTTTGAATGCTGAGACACGCGTACTCTTAGACGCTGCTTCCAGCTTGGAATCAATCAGCTTCTTGACTTGTGGGTGATCCATTGCACCTCTAGTCTGGAGAGACTTGAGGTTGTTGATCGCTTCTTGAGGAGTCATGCTGTTGATTAACGCCACCAAGACAACTGGTGTAAGTTGCTTGATTGCACCAATTGCGATCGTGTAGGGAATGTTGAACTCCACAATCAGCCGTGCCTGTTCTGCGGCACTTTCTGCCTTAGCAAGCTGCTTCAGCACATTTGCCAAGGAACCCTCTGGAGGAGTATCGCGGAATAGAATCGCATTTGCCCGCTCATTTGGCTTAATGTGCAGTGAAGCATATAAGTGCTTCATTGCTTTACGACCCCGCAAAGCGGCGCGATCGAACAGAGCCGGATTGCTCTCCCGTGTCTTCAAGTAACGTCGTACCGCAGTCCGAGCCGAACGAGGCAGTTTATTCTGCTGCTGCTTCATAAAGTCCACCACACGAGCCACCTGATAGGGTGGAAACTCTTGCAGCATCATAAATCCAGCATCTCGGTGTTCAGTCAGATTGCTAGTTAACAAGTGAGCAACAAACACCTCCTTGTGGTCGCGGACATCACCATGACGCTGATACCAAACTGCCAGGTGTCCGTAGAAGATGGGATCGAGTTCAACAATCAACTGATGAATTTCTGCGACTTGCTCAAGCTTGCGGTGAGGAGTTGTTAGCAAACTGTTGAGCATTTCCAAACGCAGGTCACGTTCTGCGGTATTCATTATGAACCTCCTCTAGTTGTGATGGATGAGGAGGCAGATGTTGCACGCGAGGTGATAAAGTCACCGCGCAAGTTGTAGAAGCATTGTGTATAACTTTTGCAAAATTATGTAAGCTTCTGCGATCGGGGCGCGGCAACAACTGCCAATTAGAAATTTGGGCGTTGCTGAATTAAGGGATGATTCTTGTGGGGTGGGCATCCTGCCCGCCTAGAAATACAAGGGACTGTTGCCCATCCCACAAAAATAGTAAAATCATCCCGCAAATATGCAACCCCGAAATTTGATGTAACGTATCGAAATCGTTAGTACTACTCCCTAAAAGTAGTAGCTGCGTAAGCTGCCATCATATCTGCCGCGATTGCGACAGCACTTCTTGAAAGCAGCGACCAGAACCACAAAGATAAAGGTCATTGTTACCAAGCTTTTCCTGTAGTTCCTTGTCGCCATGAACAAGGCGATAGCCACGTTTAACAGCTTTTTCAGATGGGAAGCCACGACGACGTTTGCTCAAGGGTTCAAAAGCAGAAATCGTCGAAATCTTCAGGCTCGATGTTGAAATCATTAATCTTCTTCATCGTTCTCATATCATGTCCGCATAATTAGTTATGATTCCTAGAGTCATTGCACCCCACCCCCAGCCCCTCCCCGCTCTTCGGGAGGGGAGACAAAGCGCAGCTTTGGCGGAGTGGGGTTCTTGGGGTTTAGTAAGTAATCAAGCGGACATGATATCACCTCCATATTGAAATGAAATAAGATCACCTCGTGCAAGTCGAAAAAGCTGTTGATTCACACACGGGATTTGAACCCGTAGTTGCTTGATCTTCATTCAAGTGCCTTACCATTCGGCTAGTATGTAAGCTTTTTCAGTTAGGGCACGAAGTGAAAATTTTAGGTTTTAGAAAGTTGATTTAAAATAAATCGAATTTCTTTCTTGTTACACTGCTGTTTCCTAACAGCGTAAATTGTTTGACCTCTATAAGTTGCAGCAGAATAATGAATTTTACCCTTGACAGCATCCATCACATAATGAGTGTGTACTGGCGGAATATCTTCAAAGGTAATTAAATACCAAATCTCGTTTAGCTTTTGGTATTGATGATAATTATCAATGATGAGAATATCCGTTTGTTCCTGCTTTTGCTTCTGCTTTCGAGGTATTTTCTCGACTGCACAAAGAATTCCGGTTTCAGGATGGATATAGAAGCGATCGCGATAGCTTGTATCTAGCTGATTTCCATACCCTTGATAAGGTTTGCTATAGAAACCACCATCAATTATTTCCACATACCGTTCAACGTAGTCCCATACATGATCGATAACATGCTGTCCTGCCATTGTGCTGGGATCTAATCGTTGACACAATTGGCTGTAAACCTCATTCCAAGGCTGTCCGACTTGCGATCGCAAAAACCGACGCAGAGGGCCGAGATGGTCTGAAAGATACTTAGATTTATTTGTTGGTTTAATCAAATAGGGATTCAACAATCCATCCTGAATTGCATCCTGGGTGATTTTGTATAATTGCTTCTTAAAGCCAGTCACCTTTTTGAGGCTAATTCTCCTCCCACCGCGAGGACGCTCAATTACAATCTCGCTCAAACGATGTTCGCTCATATCTCACGTTGTTTAAATGCAGTTTTTCTAATTGAGTTGTCATTAAACATGAGTTAGCTAACATCATTGAACTCACCTCCGTATTGAGTACAGGTTATAGATAAATACAATTCAAATAATTGAAATTCCGCACAAGTTAGCAAAGCAGTTTTCACAATTGCCTATACCAATTTGGCTACGCTCCCATCAAAGGGAGCGACAGGATTTGAACCTGCATTCCGTTGCCGGAGTGTGTGTGTAGGCTTTACAAGTTAGGGCGCGGAATAAAACTATGTAATTAGAAATGAAGGAAAGGTTTATGTTTTATACTTTCTTACCTTCTGCTTTAAAAGTGCTAGATCATAAGTTCAGAGTGAAAAATTAAAAGCGTTCGATCGAAGAAACTAATTTATTCAAAACTCCTAACTCCTAACTCTTAACTCCTATCTAACCATAGACAGCTTCCGGGCGAACGATCAGATCGCCACTAGGACGGCGATCGATTACATAGGCAGAAAGGCGATCGCTATTCACATCTAAATGCCGAGCAACGCGCTCCTTTACTGCTACATCATTCATCCCTGCTGCAATTCCCAATTGTGTTTTTGGCACATCAACAGAACGTCCTTCAAATCGAATATGAACCATTACAATCACCTCTTGTTTTAATTACGAATTCGTATTAGTGGATCTGATCGGGATTGAACCGATACCCTCCCTGTGAGAGTTACACTCACACCTCATGCGAGTTGAAAAAGCTGTGGTTACACCGCAGGAATTGAACCTGCAACTTATCGTTTTAGAGACGATTGCTCTACCATTGAGCAAGTATGTAAGCTTTTTCTGTCAGGGCACAAGTGACATCCGGGATCTCTACCGTTAGAGCTACAGACCCAAGGAAAGCATTATTGCAATGCTTTTGAGGAGGCTTTTTTTGCATACTACAAGCGTAATACATAATTTGCATAATGTCAAGTGTCGGGATGAATCGGGCAATTGTCCTTGATGTAGTGTTATGGAAACCATTGCCCACCTGCCCCCTACCTCCTACCTCCCGCCTGCTTCACGACTTTGTTTTTAATTAAAAAATATTGAATGCAGTTGACAAATTCTTCTAATTCTAAAATTAAATTAGTAGCACCTTTAAGGTCTCGATCGCTAGCTAATTGTTCTAGTTTGTCAGTTGCTAAGTACATAGCTGTAGCTCCAATGTTGGCACTAGCACCTTTAAGGTGATGAGTTTCTCGTGATATTTGCCCAAAGTCATCAGCTGCGATCGCTGCTTTCATTATTTCTAAACGTGGTTTAATATCTTCAATGGATATTTGCAATAAATTTAATTCAAATTCTTCATCATTTCCCGATATCCGATGCAAGTGTTCCCAATCAATTGCTAAGTCAGTGGAAACAGTCTGTTCATACACACCTGCCTCTTGCTGGGAAACGATCACACCTGTCCAATGCTCTAAAGTCTCAGCCAATTTTTCTTTAAATACTGGCTTACTCAAATAGTCGTCCATTCCGGCATTTAGACAGGTTTGTTCGTCTTCTTTCATTACATTAGCTGTCATCGCAATCACTACAGGACGATGACCCAATGCAAAAGCATCCTCTTGCCAACGATGAATTTCTTTTGTAGTTTCCAAACCGTCGAGAATTGGCATTTGGCAATCCATTAAAATCAAATCGTAAGGAATTTTTTCTAATAGCTGCAAAACTTCCTTTCCATTGGCAACGACATCGGCTTTATAGCCCAAACTCTGGAGTTGGTTTAGTGCTACTTTCTGATTCACCAAATTATCTTCGGCTAAGAGAATTCTTAACTTGGATTTAGTAGAAAGGTTAGAGGAAGAAGTCAGAATATCTGAAGTTTCTGGACTCGAAATTTCTTCTGTCGCCTCTAGCTCCCTGCCTCTAAATTCTTGTTCTGATTCCGGCTGAGTTTCTAAAATATTTATGATGGCATCAAGGAGTCGTGATGGCTTAATGGGTTTGAATAAATAAGTAGCAAATCCGATTTTGAGCGCCTGTTGTACTTCATCCCGTTGATTAGTAGAAGCGAGCAGAATTAAAGGAATCTCAGTAATTGCAGAATTGGCTGGAATTTGTTCTTTTATTGTCATGCCATTTGTTTGGGCTATTTGCATATCAACCAAGGCAACATGATATAATTTACCCTCCTCGCTAGCTTGCTGAATAACTTTAACGGCCGCAGCAATACTGTCAACTCGATCTACCTCCATTCCCCAATGAGTAGCTTGATGGGAGATAATTTTATAATTAGTAGTGTTGTTATCCACTACCAATAAGCGGCGATTTTGCAAAATTCCGCGTTCGCATTTTGGCTCAACAGGCTCAACTTGTTTGGTAAAAAGCAACTCAAACCAAAACTTAGATCCTTTTTCCATCTGGCTTTCTACCCCAATCGCTCCTCCCATCAAAGTTACAAGTTGTTTACAGATGGCTAATCCCAAACCGGTACCACCATACTTGCGAGTGGTCGAAGCATCCACTTGGGTAAATGGTGTAAAGAGTTTGCGTTGGTCTTCAGAGCTAATGCCAAGACCTGTATCTGTAATCGCAAAATGGATGGTGGCTGTAGTTGAGGAAAGCGATGGCTCTGCCAACGCCAAGGGCGAACGCAATTCGGCTTGTACTAATACTTCGCCAACGCTGGTAAATTTGATGGCGTTGCTGATTAAGTTCATCAAAATTTGCCGCAGCCTACCAGTATCTCCTTTGAGTTGGGTGGGGACATTGCGATCGATTATTGCAGCAATTTCTAATCCCTTGTTATGGGCTGAGGGAGCCAATAATTCCACCACTTCTTCTACACAAGTGGATAGGTTAAAATCGAGAGTTTCGAGAGCCATCTCTCCAGCCTCAAGTTTGGAAAGATCCAAAATTTCGTTAATTAAACTTAAAAGAGCGTCTCCACTACTGCGAATTATTTCAATAAAATCTCGCTGTTCTTCGTCTAAGGGAGTATCTAAGACCAAACTGGTCATCCCCAACACAGCGTTCATCGGAGTGCGAATTTCATGACTGATATTTGCCAAAAAGGCACTTTTCGTCTGCGAAGCTAATTCGGCTTGGCGACGGGCAATTTCAAGTTCTTGTCGCTGACGAGTTTCGGCTGCTAATAGTTGGGCTTGGGTTAAAGCAATACCTACTTGGTCGGCTATTTGCCGCAAAAGATCGGTTTCAAAACTAGACCAGTGG
This portion of the Nostoc sp. GT001 genome encodes:
- a CDS encoding ThiF family adenylyltransferase gives rise to the protein MSIFFHEQLYRTNAVMAKLKNYPVTICGAGALGANIAENLARSGFDKLTVIDRDRIEERNLSTQPYYRSDVGAFKAKILANNLYRAIGTKVDAKTKELTPANTNQLLQDSQLIVDVFDNSVARQAVKNYAEKLSVPCLHAGLSADYAEVIWNDVYRVPSEVNDDVCDYPLARNLVILTVAVACEAIVSFIATAEQRNFSITQKDLTVKSLFL